From Bacteroidota bacterium, the proteins below share one genomic window:
- a CDS encoding carboxypeptidase-like regulatory domain-containing protein, translating into MKPQAAVLLLFICGVCSPAFAQISVSGVVLDSVTQTALPFVNIGIRDKNIGTATLSDGSFSIHIPLQYEQDTLTFSMVGYEKWSLPLQDSSRVHQQTFKLKQRTTGLKPVTITTSKLVERSFGIRNSKALLHFTDGSTQQRDIFEIAQLIKLDTVLSRITSVNLHINQARRDSGTFRINFYGYDGSRPTERILEKSIVQKKSIQEGWLKFDLTAYDVYLKGRFIVALEFIPTGRKSDPIYYEVKLGGSAKSFLRTSSQGAWSVPPHHYRLFVTALVADKKGKQQAEPEEDIETSPTTVLYSESVRDSFSIFVRLPKEYTKGKGRTFPVIYLLDANAYFDQVADAMAETNANAILVGVGYKDALLMDSLRDRDYLFPKSGNWEGVSDSGGAIGFLKFMETELMPYVNATYPTDTTNESLMGHSFGGYFVLFTLLETFQRNSHAFETFVSASPSLDYAHRYLLKQFEQITDASGYPKNVLVTYGGNEDQEDGGIGTKGIDNFHSLTALLSEGRQANIRLSSEVFPTFGHMETALPSFTRAVREMR; encoded by the coding sequence ATGAAACCTCAGGCAGCCGTCTTGTTACTTTTTATTTGCGGAGTGTGTTCCCCCGCCTTCGCGCAGATAAGCGTATCAGGCGTCGTGCTGGATTCCGTCACGCAGACGGCTTTGCCTTTTGTAAACATCGGTATCAGGGACAAGAACATCGGAACAGCGACGCTGTCCGACGGATCATTTTCGATTCACATCCCCTTGCAGTACGAGCAGGACACGCTGACCTTTTCCATGGTGGGATATGAGAAATGGAGTCTGCCGCTTCAGGATAGTAGCCGTGTTCATCAACAGACTTTTAAGTTGAAGCAACGGACAACTGGATTGAAACCGGTTACAATCACTACCAGCAAGCTGGTCGAACGGAGTTTTGGTATCAGGAACAGCAAAGCCCTGCTTCACTTTACAGACGGCAGCACCCAGCAACGGGATATTTTCGAAATAGCGCAATTGATCAAACTGGATACTGTCCTTTCCAGGATCACCTCGGTGAACCTGCACATCAATCAGGCGCGTCGCGACAGCGGTACGTTCAGGATCAACTTTTACGGGTATGATGGCAGCCGGCCCACCGAACGGATCCTGGAGAAGAGTATCGTACAAAAGAAGAGCATTCAGGAGGGCTGGTTGAAATTCGACCTGACGGCTTACGATGTTTATCTGAAGGGCAGGTTCATAGTTGCCCTTGAGTTTATCCCGACCGGCAGGAAAAGCGATCCCATTTACTACGAAGTCAAGCTCGGTGGTTCCGCGAAAAGTTTCCTCAGGACGAGCAGCCAGGGTGCCTGGAGTGTGCCACCGCATCATTATCGCCTCTTTGTCACCGCGCTTGTGGCGGATAAGAAAGGCAAGCAACAGGCGGAGCCGGAAGAAGACATCGAAACAAGCCCGACAACCGTCCTCTATTCCGAATCGGTGCGCGATTCGTTTTCGATTTTCGTTCGCTTGCCAAAGGAATACACCAAAGGGAAAGGCCGGACCTTTCCGGTCATCTACCTCTTGGATGCGAACGCGTATTTTGACCAGGTTGCCGATGCCATGGCGGAAACCAACGCGAACGCCATCCTGGTGGGTGTCGGTTACAAGGATGCCCTGCTCATGGATTCGCTGCGTGACCGGGATTATCTTTTTCCAAAGTCCGGCAACTGGGAAGGAGTATCAGACAGCGGCGGTGCGATCGGGTTCTTAAAGTTCATGGAAACGGAGTTGATGCCGTATGTGAATGCGACGTATCCAACGGATACCACGAATGAATCGCTCATGGGACATTCGTTCGGCGGCTACTTCGTTTTGTTTACGTTGCTGGAGACATTTCAGCGGAACAGTCATGCGTTTGAAACCTTCGTTTCCGCCAGCCCATCGCTCGATTATGCGCACCGGTATTTGCTGAAGCAGTTCGAGCAAATTACGGATGCATCCGGCTATCCGAAAAATGTGTTGGTGACCTACGGAGGCAATGAAGATCAAGAAGACGGAGGAATCGGTACGAAAGGAATCGACAATTTCCATTCCCTCACGGCGTTGCTTTCCGAGGGCAGACAGGCAAACATCCGGCTGAGCAGCGAAGTGTTTCCGACCTTCGGTCATATGGAAACGGCGCTTCCATCGTTTACCAGAGCGGTGAGAGAAATGCGTTAG
- a CDS encoding class I SAM-dependent methyltransferase, which yields MNDKTLSDTAYEFPCNLCSSTSHRLLFVKKNFPIVKCLSCGLVSTVLPADFNPLTIYDETYFKGGQVDGYGDYESSETILRAEFRKIVREILKYIPQPQGKKLLELGSAYGYFLSEASAYFTCYGVEVSTAGVQKSEALGLRVFEGALTEDVLRETGKVDVVVMLDVIEHLTDPMGTLELAYSALNPGGVILIVTGDHGSLLSRVMKANWRLMTPPQHTFFFSSKTLPAMVAKAGFTVRSVSAPWKIVPLGLAFYQVGRRTGLRIRALENFNSFGIPINLFDTVRVIAVKS from the coding sequence ATGAACGATAAGACCTTGTCTGATACAGCCTACGAGTTCCCGTGCAACCTTTGCAGCTCGACATCCCATCGTTTGCTTTTTGTCAAGAAGAACTTCCCGATCGTAAAATGTCTTTCCTGCGGCCTGGTGTCGACGGTATTGCCCGCCGATTTCAACCCGCTCACCATTTACGACGAAACCTATTTCAAGGGTGGTCAGGTCGACGGCTATGGCGATTATGAATCTTCCGAGACCATCCTGCGGGCTGAGTTCAGAAAGATCGTCCGCGAGATCCTGAAGTACATTCCTCAACCGCAGGGAAAAAAACTACTGGAGCTGGGAAGCGCCTATGGCTATTTTTTGAGTGAGGCCTCGGCTTACTTTACCTGCTACGGGGTGGAAGTCAGTACGGCCGGTGTCCAGAAATCCGAAGCGCTTGGTTTGCGGGTATTCGAGGGAGCGTTGACCGAGGACGTTCTCCGCGAAACCGGAAAAGTTGATGTTGTGGTCATGCTCGATGTCATCGAACACCTGACGGATCCGATGGGGACACTCGAGCTGGCATATTCTGCTCTGAATCCCGGCGGCGTGATTTTGATCGTTACGGGCGATCATGGATCCCTGCTCAGCAGGGTGATGAAAGCAAATTGGCGGCTGATGACGCCCCCGCAGCACACCTTTTTCTTTTCCTCGAAAACGCTTCCGGCCATGGTCGCGAAGGCGGGCTTTACAGTACGATCGGTTTCAGCACCCTGGAAGATCGTACCACTGGGATTAGCGTTCTATCAGGTAGGCAGAAGGACCGGACTGCGCATCCGGGCGTTGGAAAACTTCAATAGTTTTGGCATCCCGATCAATCTCTTTGATACCGTGCGCGTCATCGCGGTGAAGTCATGA
- a CDS encoding transposase — protein sequence MCLSCRRRPFEHTSGTSLKGKSRVSHLADKEMKTMLHLASLSSISRSGEFKDYLIEG from the coding sequence ATATGCCTGTCATGTCGGCGTCGCCCCTTTGAGCACACATCCGGAACAAGCCTGAAGGGTAAAAGCAGAGTATCCCACCTTGCGGACAAGGAAATGAAAACCATGCTGCACCTTGCGTCCCTAAGTTCGATCAGCAGGTCCGGAGAGTTTAAAGATTACTTGATCGAAGGGTGA
- a CDS encoding transposase, translating into MAALKNDIKALTAAIHKVILSDEKLKELFSYITSVPNIGPITAAKILVSTDEFNKIIDAKKYACHVGVAPLSTHPEQA; encoded by the coding sequence TTGGCAGCGCTGAAGAACGACATCAAAGCTTTGACGGCAGCTATTCACAAAGTGATCCTTAGCGATGAAAAATTGAAGGAACTTTTTAGCTACATCACTTCCGTTCCGAATATCGGCCCAATCACGGCTGCCAAGATCCTGGTGTCAACTGACGAGTTCAATAAGATCATCGATGCTAAGAAATATGCCTGTCATGTCGGCGTCGCCCCTTTGAGCACACATCCGGAACAAGCCTGA
- a CDS encoding transposase: MNTSSALTSAKLRSTSHSWRGSVRRDFGKQSQKLQLFFKSLKLDPRKTLVCLEHTGVYNIHLVEVLCKLGFHVWLESALRIKRSIGMVRGKSDKIDAGRIAKYAFLHQEQANLWIPSREIIKSLKSLLSQRARLIKAKLILITPIEELAGLGLKKNLATLKRSFDPHWQR; the protein is encoded by the coding sequence TTGAACACATCATCGGCATTGACGTCAGCAAAGCTACGGTCGACTTCGCATTCTTGGCGAGGTTCGGTCCGACGGGACTTTGGAAAACAGTCCCAAAAGCTTCAACTATTCTTCAAGAGTCTAAAGCTCGATCCCCGAAAGACACTTGTTTGTCTGGAGCATACGGGAGTCTATAATATTCACTTGGTAGAAGTGCTTTGCAAACTTGGATTCCATGTTTGGTTAGAATCAGCACTTCGGATAAAAAGGTCAATCGGTATGGTCCGCGGGAAAAGTGATAAGATTGATGCAGGCCGAATCGCAAAGTATGCCTTCCTTCATCAGGAACAAGCAAATCTCTGGATTCCGTCTCGAGAAATCATCAAATCCTTAAAGAGCCTGCTATCACAAAGAGCTCGTCTCATTAAGGCAAAGCTTATCCTGATTACCCCGATTGAAGAGCTGGCAGGTCTTGGCTTAAAGAAGAATCTAGCTACTTTAAAGCGAAGCTTCGATCCTCATTGGCAGCGCTGA
- a CDS encoding transposase: MIRRMTGCSVKPRKSYFIGPFAGPESVIDYLGRYTHKIAISNHRLLSVSKQVVRFRYKDYRDGSSHKVMDLEPMEFIRRFALHILPKGFVRNRHYGILSSRRKAVSIPRIMLQLLGRALTLIRHIRSKAPEVLCPCCKKALMKTILRFDHWGPPKRHKELLTPSLLH; the protein is encoded by the coding sequence TTGATACGGCGCATGACGGGTTGTAGTGTAAAACCCAGGAAGTCATACTTCATCGGGCCCTTTGCCGGACCCGAATCGGTGATCGATTATCTGGGTCGCTACACCCACAAGATCGCCATCAGTAACCACCGGCTGCTATCGGTAAGCAAGCAAGTTGTCCGCTTCCGGTACAAGGACTACCGTGATGGCAGCTCTCACAAGGTGATGGACCTGGAGCCCATGGAATTCATTCGCCGCTTTGCCCTACACATCCTGCCCAAAGGCTTTGTGCGCAACCGGCACTACGGTATTCTCTCCAGCCGACGCAAAGCCGTGTCCATCCCGCGGATCATGCTGCAACTCCTGGGCCGGGCCCTCACCCTGATCCGGCATATCCGCAGCAAGGCTCCCGAAGTGCTCTGTCCCTGTTGCAAAAAAGCGCTGATGAAAACCATCCTGCGCTTCGACCACTGGGGGCCGCCAAAGCGCCATAAGGAACTATTGACACCATCATTACTTCATTGA
- the vsr gene encoding DNA mismatch endonuclease Vsr has protein sequence MADIFTKRKRSQIMASISGKETKPEISVRSFLFRQGFRFRKNVKTLIGKPDIVLPKHQTINFIHGCFWHGHNCKRGTKPTSNIEFWNSKIQGNIDRDKKTTSQLKKIGWRVITIWDCELKNKERFDSSMKKLNGKLNAK, from the coding sequence TTGGCTGACATCTTTACAAAAAGAAAACGCAGCCAAATTATGGCTTCAATTTCCGGTAAGGAAACCAAACCGGAAATTTCAGTCAGAAGTTTTTTGTTCAGACAAGGGTTTAGGTTTCGAAAAAATGTAAAGACACTTATTGGGAAACCCGACATTGTTTTGCCCAAGCATCAGACAATAAATTTCATACATGGGTGTTTTTGGCACGGACACAATTGTAAGAGAGGCACAAAACCGACATCAAATATCGAGTTTTGGAATTCTAAAATTCAGGGTAATATTGATCGAGACAAAAAAACAACCAGTCAATTAAAAAAAATCGGCTGGAGAGTAATAACGATATGGGACTGCGAACTAAAAAACAAAGAACGATTTGACAGTTCAATGAAAAAACTAAATGGGAAACTCAATGCAAAATAG
- a CDS encoding DNA cytosine methyltransferase, producing the protein MELLSIDIFSGCGGLTEGMHQADFKTKIAFEIDEIASKAYRLNHPNTTVITKDIRKVSIAEIKRQLKGKKIHLLAGCPPCQGFSSIRRLNRVEPVDDERNNLIMEYVRLVKALKPYTIMMENVPGLIHYDLFKKALKILNEAGYKWIDYKVVNVKNYGVPQSRRRLVLVGSRLGEISVAKPIDEKKTVRHVIGNLPLPENSKDPIHKIFPVHTPEVQKRIELTPKNGGSRKDLPKKYLLKCHEAENVGFNDVYGRLRWDDYSTTITGGCLNPSKGRFLHPEQNRCISAREAALLQSFPANYKFPVDTPRTNLALLIGNALPPNFSFIQSENIKQHIISHLG; encoded by the coding sequence ATGGAGCTATTGTCAATTGATATCTTCAGTGGTTGTGGGGGCTTAACAGAAGGAATGCACCAAGCCGACTTTAAAACTAAAATTGCTTTTGAAATTGATGAAATTGCATCAAAAGCATATCGGTTGAATCACCCCAATACAACTGTAATAACAAAGGATATTCGCAAAGTTTCAATTGCTGAAATCAAACGACAGCTGAAAGGAAAAAAAATTCATTTGTTAGCAGGTTGTCCGCCCTGCCAAGGTTTCAGCTCAATTAGAAGGTTAAACCGAGTTGAACCGGTTGATGATGAAAGAAACAACTTGATAATGGAATACGTTCGTCTTGTAAAGGCTCTAAAACCTTATACCATAATGATGGAAAATGTTCCCGGTCTTATCCATTATGATCTATTTAAGAAAGCGTTGAAAATCTTAAATGAAGCGGGTTACAAGTGGATTGACTATAAAGTTGTAAACGTAAAAAATTATGGCGTTCCACAAAGTCGGAGAAGGTTGGTATTAGTTGGCTCCAGACTCGGTGAAATTAGCGTTGCAAAACCCATTGATGAAAAGAAAACAGTTAGGCACGTTATTGGAAATTTACCTTTACCTGAAAACTCTAAAGACCCAATTCACAAAATATTTCCTGTCCATACTCCCGAAGTCCAAAAACGAATTGAATTGACTCCGAAGAATGGAGGAAGCAGAAAAGACCTACCAAAGAAATATTTACTAAAATGCCACGAAGCGGAGAATGTTGGATTCAATGATGTTTACGGTAGATTACGTTGGGATGATTATTCAACAACAATTACCGGAGGATGTTTAAATCCATCTAAAGGGAGATTTTTGCATCCAGAACAAAATCGTTGTATTTCTGCCAGAGAAGCGGCATTACTTCAATCATTTCCCGCTAACTATAAGTTTCCAGTCGACACACCAAGAACAAATTTAGCTTTGCTTATTGGTAATGCCTTACCGCCAAATTTCAGTTTCATACAATCCGAGAATATCAAACAACACATAATTTCACATCTTGGCTGA
- a CDS encoding sensor histidine kinase — translation MEERNCLILTQYRNDSDYNDFIGKYYHFPATDKKNYLNQFSSLPIEVVYYEPDKKGDGVFYGYGRITKRPFIDKKTPDHYFVEISDFKPFSKPVSFKNSEGEILEKLYNSEFYNYNNAVRKINPEFLDELCLDGGIVLNFKADAHLVEVLGEQLIESEKVGILELIKNSLDSGASYCNVRIEKIKSIPKTDEKENRFNQFEGPVIVIEDDGVGMTREVIENGWLRPATTLKTNLKEQLKKEKLKALETGKLSNYESLLAQLKSQYKGRIPLGEKGVGRFATHRLGKHLLIITKTADIDYELVLKINWDDFNQSSPNTLTDLSSVGVSLTRQPISRDYGDSNSGTQLIISGGRENYSWSSETIYDINYSITQLNTPNPNPNKIRPAFVVNFSCPQLGELPQEPFHKNFTPIFSYYGLVNAEGIIEETTIEFNPPHNIPIPPETITYKNYDLKVGNAYWLKHGKPKCGSFYFHFDIWYRDKEWIEGPDSKEFFTYLESNGGISIYRDNVLILPAEWANKTDWYGLRQKQIKQAYRLSYYHMIANIEIDQLDNPQLIDKTSREGLLENRQFQDLREMVLGVVNLVEQSYIAFRDKYTSLTKGITRDPVKLNDVIKQQRKLLQNIDENYPVEQDPYSLFHQIVDNVSGRKERLINLDNSLKNLKSSLELIEEIQDLLKEKAAYGISVAVSVHEIAKITANFYSGISEMLKANVIDKVKLEDLKKTSASLQSELKRLSPLRAIRNENRIEFPISRSIKFASEVFKRKLEELNIDFSFNEKEDFIVYGRYGTMNQVLSNLFDNSVHWLQFSPSPDRKIEIKLNAKKRTMVFADNGPGISEAIRPYLFEAGYSLKVPPSGLGLYICKYYMQAMKGDIYETHNREKLKGFDNGAQFTLDFEKVPSQKEKAI, via the coding sequence ATGGAAGAAAGAAATTGTCTCATATTAACTCAATACAGAAATGACAGTGATTACAATGATTTCATTGGAAAATACTATCATTTTCCAGCGACAGACAAAAAGAACTATTTAAATCAATTCAGTTCTCTTCCGATTGAAGTTGTTTATTATGAACCGGACAAAAAGGGAGATGGTGTTTTTTATGGTTATGGAAGAATAACAAAGAGACCTTTTATTGACAAAAAAACTCCCGATCATTACTTCGTTGAAATTTCCGATTTTAAACCTTTCTCAAAACCTGTTTCTTTTAAAAATTCTGAAGGAGAAATTCTTGAAAAACTTTACAATTCGGAATTCTACAATTATAATAATGCTGTCAGAAAAATAAACCCGGAGTTTTTGGATGAATTGTGCCTTGATGGTGGAATAGTTTTAAACTTCAAAGCCGATGCACACCTCGTTGAGGTTTTAGGGGAGCAACTTATCGAATCAGAAAAGGTTGGCATTCTAGAATTGATTAAAAACAGTTTGGATTCTGGGGCATCCTATTGCAATGTTCGCATTGAAAAAATTAAATCAATACCAAAAACGGATGAAAAAGAAAATAGATTCAATCAGTTTGAAGGCCCGGTAATAGTAATTGAAGACGATGGTGTTGGAATGACGAGAGAAGTTATTGAAAATGGATGGTTAAGACCTGCAACAACATTAAAAACAAATTTAAAGGAACAGTTAAAGAAAGAAAAATTAAAAGCGCTTGAAACAGGCAAGTTAAGTAATTATGAATCTTTGCTTGCTCAATTAAAATCTCAGTATAAAGGAAGAATTCCTTTGGGTGAAAAGGGAGTTGGAAGATTTGCGACTCATCGTTTAGGAAAACATCTTTTAATTATCACAAAAACGGCAGATATAGATTATGAATTAGTGTTGAAAATAAATTGGGATGATTTCAACCAATCTAGTCCTAATACTTTAACAGATTTAAGTTCTGTTGGTGTTTCGTTGACAAGACAACCCATAAGCCGAGATTATGGAGATAGTAACTCAGGAACACAATTGATTATTTCTGGAGGACGAGAAAATTATTCATGGAGCAGTGAAACAATTTATGATATAAATTACTCCATTACACAGCTTAATACACCAAATCCAAATCCAAATAAAATTCGTCCTGCTTTCGTTGTTAATTTCTCTTGCCCTCAATTAGGAGAATTACCTCAAGAACCGTTTCATAAAAATTTCACTCCAATTTTTTCATACTATGGTTTAGTAAATGCTGAGGGTATCATTGAGGAAACTACAATTGAGTTTAATCCTCCTCACAATATCCCTATTCCACCGGAAACTATAACCTACAAAAATTACGATCTCAAAGTTGGAAATGCCTATTGGCTGAAGCATGGGAAGCCGAAATGCGGCTCTTTCTATTTTCATTTTGATATTTGGTATCGAGATAAAGAGTGGATTGAAGGACCGGATTCCAAGGAGTTTTTCACGTATCTTGAAAGCAATGGTGGTATTTCTATTTATAGAGACAATGTTTTGATACTACCTGCCGAATGGGCAAATAAAACAGATTGGTACGGGTTAAGGCAAAAACAAATTAAGCAGGCATACCGGCTTTCATATTATCATATGATTGCCAATATAGAAATAGACCAATTGGACAATCCTCAACTTATTGATAAAACAAGCAGGGAAGGTTTATTAGAAAACAGACAATTTCAAGATCTCCGCGAAATGGTACTCGGTGTTGTTAATTTGGTTGAGCAAAGCTACATCGCATTTAGAGATAAATACACGTCATTAACGAAAGGAATAACAAGAGACCCGGTAAAGCTTAATGATGTAATTAAGCAACAAAGAAAATTGTTGCAAAACATTGACGAAAATTATCCGGTTGAACAAGACCCTTATTCACTATTTCATCAAATTGTGGACAATGTCAGCGGCAGGAAAGAAAGGCTAATTAACCTAGATAACTCACTAAAAAATCTAAAGTCAAGTCTGGAGTTAATTGAAGAAATTCAGGATTTGCTCAAAGAAAAGGCAGCCTATGGAATTTCAGTAGCAGTATCTGTTCATGAAATTGCGAAAATTACCGCAAACTTCTATTCCGGCATTTCAGAAATGCTTAAAGCAAATGTGATTGATAAGGTAAAACTGGAAGACTTGAAAAAAACCTCTGCCTCACTTCAATCAGAATTAAAAAGATTAAGCCCATTACGAGCAATTCGCAATGAGAATCGCATAGAATTTCCTATTTCTCGTTCGATAAAATTTGCATCTGAAGTTTTCAAAAGAAAATTAGAGGAATTAAATATTGACTTCTCCTTTAATGAAAAAGAGGACTTTATTGTTTACGGAAGATATGGAACGATGAATCAAGTTTTAAGTAACTTATTTGACAATAGTGTTCATTGGCTTCAGTTCAGCCCAAGCCCCGATAGAAAAATCGAAATAAAACTAAACGCAAAGAAGAGAACAATGGTATTTGCAGACAATGGCCCTGGTATTTCGGAAGCTATTAGGCCATATCTATTTGAGGCGGGATACAGTTTAAAAGTTCCCCCAAGCGGGCTCGGCTTATACATCTGTAAATATTATATGCAAGCCATGAAAGGTGACATATATGAAACCCATAATAGAGAAAAGCTAAAAGGCTTCGATAATGGTGCTCAGTTTACACTTGACTTCGAGAAAGTTCCTTCACAAAAAGAAAAAGCGATATGA
- a CDS encoding helix-turn-helix transcriptional regulator, with the protein MKKKASNRIKAVLAEKGKTNNWLAEELGKNRTTVSKWCTNQMQPTMETLFEIADVLDIDVRELLVSTK; encoded by the coding sequence ATGAAGAAAAAAGCGAGTAACCGGATAAAAGCTGTATTAGCAGAAAAAGGTAAAACCAACAACTGGCTTGCAGAAGAATTAGGTAAAAACAGAACAACCGTTTCTAAATGGTGTACTAATCAAATGCAACCAACGATGGAAACGTTATTCGAAATAGCTGATGTCCTTGATATAGATGTAAGAGAACTTTTGGTTTCAACAAAATAA
- a CDS encoding IS1182 family transposase, with translation MKYLTGFDRRQATLFPTCIDDLIPEDAEVRVIDLFVDALPLKDLGFLEKAPVEEGRPMYHPADLFKLYVYGYLNRIRTSRLLARECQRNIELLWLLKGLQPCFRTIAGFRSENPQLFRNAFTHFVRQLNRKGLTGKTLVALDSSKFRAVNSKKNNFNQKKIDRQLEYIDTKIQSYIEELNAGDLDEAQQEAVGEKLKKQKAQRRKYKRIEKQLAATGQDQVSTTDPDARSMILHGSVIEVAYNVQTVADSANKLVLEYEVTNQNDRKALLPMAQKTKSICDTEAVAVLADKGYHNGEQLAACQREDIYTYVAYQEVPRSNPVPTPEFYGERFRYNPKKDQYVCPQGHILKTTGQWYNKKYEKSVTRVKHYKTTACNNCEVRHLCTRNPNGRVIERSVHAEAVERNNRRVRENSSVYTLRQQIIEHIFGTIKRQWGYDHILLKGLRKNEGEFGLIYLIYNFRRVINILGLPKLKKWLRKLLFSIFTDRALRNARQYQKYSCWQLVPVIVREGWC, from the coding sequence ATGAAATACCTCACCGGATTTGATCGCAGGCAGGCCACGTTATTCCCGACGTGTATCGATGATTTGATCCCGGAAGATGCCGAGGTCAGGGTAATTGATCTGTTTGTGGATGCGCTCCCGCTTAAGGATTTGGGTTTTTTGGAAAAAGCGCCGGTGGAAGAAGGCCGGCCGATGTATCACCCGGCGGATCTGTTCAAATTGTATGTCTACGGATACCTGAACAGGATCCGAACCTCCCGGCTCCTGGCGCGTGAGTGCCAGCGGAACATTGAGCTGCTGTGGCTATTGAAAGGCCTGCAGCCCTGTTTTCGTACGATTGCCGGTTTTCGGTCGGAGAATCCGCAGCTCTTCCGTAATGCGTTCACCCACTTCGTACGGCAACTCAACCGCAAGGGCCTGACCGGGAAAACACTGGTGGCGCTGGACTCCAGCAAGTTCAGAGCGGTCAACTCCAAGAAGAACAACTTCAACCAGAAGAAAATCGACCGGCAACTGGAATACATCGATACCAAGATTCAATCCTATATCGAAGAACTCAATGCCGGTGACCTGGATGAAGCTCAGCAGGAAGCCGTTGGTGAGAAGCTGAAGAAACAAAAAGCTCAGCGCCGAAAGTATAAGCGCATCGAAAAGCAGCTTGCCGCCACCGGCCAGGACCAGGTCTCCACCACCGACCCCGATGCCCGCAGCATGATCCTGCACGGCTCGGTGATCGAAGTGGCCTACAACGTGCAGACCGTCGCAGACTCGGCCAATAAGCTGGTGCTCGAGTACGAAGTCACCAACCAGAACGACCGCAAAGCCCTGCTGCCGATGGCTCAGAAGACCAAGAGCATCTGTGATACAGAGGCCGTGGCCGTACTGGCCGACAAGGGTTACCACAACGGCGAGCAGCTTGCCGCCTGCCAGCGGGAAGACATCTACACCTACGTGGCATACCAGGAAGTTCCCCGGAGCAATCCCGTTCCCACCCCGGAGTTTTACGGCGAGCGTTTTCGTTATAACCCGAAGAAAGATCAGTATGTGTGTCCACAGGGACATATCCTGAAAACCACCGGTCAGTGGTACAACAAAAAGTACGAAAAGTCGGTAACCCGGGTAAAACACTACAAGACCACGGCTTGTAATAATTGTGAAGTGCGGCACCTGTGCACGCGCAATCCGAACGGCCGGGTGATCGAGCGTTCCGTACATGCCGAAGCGGTAGAGCGCAACAACCGGCGGGTCAGAGAAAACTCATCCGTCTATACACTTCGTCAGCAGATCATCGAACACATCTTCGGGACCATCAAACGACAGTGGGGATACGACCACATCCTGTTAAAAGGCCTGCGGAAGAACGAAGGAGAGTTCGGACTCATTTACCTGATTTATAATTTTCGGAGGGTTATAAACATCCTAGGCCTGCCTAAGTTGAAAAAGTGGCTGAGGAAGCTGCTTTTTTCTATTTTTACGGATAGGGCACTCCGTAATGCAAGGCAATACCAAAAATATTCGTGCTGGCAGCTTGTTCCTGTTATCGTCCGGGAAGGGTGGTGCTGA